In the genome of Juglans microcarpa x Juglans regia isolate MS1-56 chromosome 6S, Jm3101_v1.0, whole genome shotgun sequence, the window TACTATTTGTTTCATTATCTACATGGATGATATCGTAATAAGAGATTCAATTTCCAAAGTTGTTGCTTCAATTATCTCATCTTTGGCATAGAATTTTCCTATCCAAGAGATGGGGTGGCTGCACTACTTCTTGGGCATCAAAGCATACTTTGTTCCTTATAATGGTCTATTTTTCAGACAACAATGTTACATTCTTAACCTCTTGCACAATACCAATATGCATGAACCCATGTTGGCGTCATGTCCCATGTCAATTTCATATATACCCACGTTCAGTTGTAAATGGTGGCCTATGGAAGATGCTTTTAAAATCTGATAATTCACATTAAGTTGTaccaatttatgaaattattttcgtatAATATATTTATGCCTCTAacactaggggtgctacccgccctcTGCGGGGCGGGTTAGCCCCAACCCCGTCCCTCACCCTCACATGGGCCGGGGGGCGTTTTTAGACCCCACTCCCAGAGTGTGGGGGCGGGAGACCCCGTCCCTGATAACGGGGTGAGGGTGGAGGGGGTCCTTCATCCGTCCCCCTGGGCCGCGCACCCTACTGGGCCAAAAACCACTGAAATGGGTCGAAAATAACGGTTTCtgggccattttgggcccataaaaatagaagtttgtttttttaaaaaaaaaaaagtttaaaaaagaaaaaaaagttacatgaataaaaataatatatacatacacaatgttatataattaagactctaatgaagtactactatagactacaagtctactacctaataaactaaaaaataataataataactaagctattacaaaaataaaatgaaaaatctaaacaattacaaaatcaaaaagTGTCCAAGggacattgtatcaacattacaaaattataaatcaaatacataatacgtacaattgattcaaatttcaatattctaagaaattaataatctaaaaaaaaagcGAGCTGTTTGGGTCTTTGACTGTGACATTTGGGGTGGCCGGATGGGTAGTCTTTTGAGGCTTGAGCACATAATCATATTGCAGTAGAGGTAGATATCGTTTGAGTCATCTCATGTGTTGCTACAACaatcaatactaaaattaatactgatgaaattgaaatgaatataaataaatcaaaataataaaataaaaacaacaattacCAGATGGTccagatccagactgatcaccaccctcttcgtcggtctctttaaaatctaaaacatccggaacataaatatcattttccatcgTCCAACTTTGTATGCATATCAATGCCTCCACAGTtgtaggagacaatgaactacGGAAAGGATCCAATATGCGCCCTCCGGTACTAAAGGCAGACTCCGAGGCAACggtgctaatagggatggcCAACATACAACGGGCAATCTCAAAGAGgatgaaatatttctttgatGCTGCATTCCACCATCCTAATATGTCAAAATTATCATCATCTTGAGTAAGATCCCCTGACAAATAATTATCTAACTCTGAAACCATCTCCGTAGATTGATGGACTAGTGTGCGATTATATGCGAGGGTCTTAGTTCATGCCAATCTATGCTTCTTTGTTGCCCTGGTGTCTGGAGGAGGTGttggggtaggtgtaggtgtagtaGATGCAGTACCACCCTTAATTGCTTTAAACTcatcataaaatttataaaggGTATCTCGGGCCATCTCATCAATAAGATCAGTCCATGCCTGACATGCGCAAGTCCCAAACCATATAACATGCCTGAAATTTTTAGACTGGGATCAAGAATAATagccacatataacaaaatatttagtctaGTCAAAtatccccaatacttgtcatatttgacccTCATGGTCAATGTCATCCCCCTCATCCTTAGATTGGAACCCCTACATATGTCGTTTAATTCTTCTTTCACCatacatatttgttgacaaaattcATAAGATGTAAGGTGTAAAGAAACAGATAATTTTAACGTGACATCGTAAagaaacaaataattatttttccataATAATTACATTTCGCCCCTGCCCTCCGTCCCCCGCCTCTGCATGAGCCCTGGGGTGCAAGCGGGGCCCCCCACACCCTGCTTAAGtcataatttcaatttttattttataaaataaattttaatttaattattatttgtgattgGGATATTTTCAGCTTGCCTTTGTAgtatattactatattaatatatgcatcCGTGGAGGGGAAAAAAAGGTGTACGGGATTTTGCGCATCAAAATGTCCTCACTTCTACTTTCTTAACATTGTTGTAATGGCAGCCTTATTACAGGGATCTTATGTGTCCATACTGCCTATTTTGTTCATTAAAAGACGTgtaagaaagaaagataaaattCTGACATATATGGAAAAACTTGATTGGGTATTACTGCCCACTGTAGCTAGCCCTAAGATTGGGAGCGGAAGGAGTACTTTAATTCTGTCTGGTTTCATTTGGACTGACTAGTTTCAATGTAACAGCATCtagtttctttctttattttccttggGAGAAAAAGTTCCCTCCCTCGCTCCATATATAGAGAAGAGGGGGCAGTTTCGGAAACCCGAGAAAATACTGGTGCCTTTATAGGAAGCAACAGCGTGCCACCTTCACGAAACATTTATCAAACCACAAAAGGAGACGTGAGTGAGGGAGTCGAGCTAGCTGCAAATTAAGAAGTTGTAGACAGAAGGTGTTTGATCCATCGATGGATCCCGACCCCTTTACTGCGAGTTTGTTCAAGTGGGACCCGCGTGGGGTAGTCTCGCCTCCGAACCGGCTGCTGGAAGCCGTGGCGGCACCAGCCGCAGCTGCGACGGCAGCATACTCATTACGGCCGAGAGAGCTTGGAGGGCTGGAGGACTTGTTCCAAGCTTACGGGATTAGATACTATACGGCGGCAAGGATTGCAGAGCTTGGGTTTACAGTGAGTACGCTGTTAGACATGAAGGACGAGGAGCTGGATGACATGATGAACAGCCTCTCTCAAATATTCAGGTGTGATCTTCTCGTGGGGGAGAGGTACGGTATTAAAGCTGCAGTTAGAGCCGAGCGCAGACGCCTCGACGAGGAGGAGTCTCGCCGGCGCCACCTCTCCGCCGACACCACCACCAATGCTCTTGATGCGCTCTCCCAAGAAGGTTATTTGCATTTAAGTTGTATCACCTTAATTTGCatgcttttataatatatttcatgcGATATTGCCAATGTAAAATTATGTATCTCATTTTTTGCTccctttttgtgttttaatttcACTGGTTTTGGTTTTCCGTGAGCAGAAgggtttttttccccttttttggCAAAAGGGTTCAAACTAAGGCTTAAACATAAGGGattttcattatatatgaaACACCAAGAGAAAACCACCATACGAGTTTTTGGATAAAAAACTAACATTTACGTAAAGGAACAGTTTCAGTGACAACCAGAAGGACTGTAACAATACTATCTGTGAAATCACCATATCTTAACACTATTATGATTGACATTGAAGTACTAGTTCTCATCTTAACTGAGGAAGGATAGTTTAgctataataaaatatcagcAACTTCTTGATTGAATACTTTCAATACTGTTATATTGGAATTACTTAAATGGTTCTTAATTTGCACATGTATTTGAGGGGACCGTCAACGTTAATCACTTATCATGCATGTGATGATCAACAGGGTTGTCCGAAGAGCCGGTGCAGCAGGAAAAGGAGGTGGTGGGAAGCGGCGGAGGTGGCACGTGGGAGGTGGTGGGCGAGAGAAGGAAACAGAGGCGGAGGAAGAGCCTGAGGAAAGTGGTGGACGTTGATTATGATGATAACGAGGGTGCGGAGGACGATGACAATGGTAATGGTAATGGCAATGGCGGTGGAAGTGAGAGACAGCGGGAGCACCCTTTCATTGTGACGGAGCCCGGTGAGGTTGCACGTGGAAAGAAGAACGGTCTCGATTACCTCTTCCATCTCTACGAGCAGTGCCGTGATTTCTTGATCCAGGTCCAGAACATAGCGAAGGAGCGCGGTGAAAAATGCCCCACCAAGGTACCTACGTACACCCTTTAAGGCCTTAATTTCACGATTGTATATAGGAAATGTGCCCGCACTCCCGCTTGTCCATGGTAGCCgactatatttttaatttttattttatttttgtgaatccATGTTAGCCGACGACGTAGCTAGCTAGGGCCTAGCTTCTTCTCTAGCTAGAAAgctcttctccttccttctcaTGTTCAGGTTTTGAACTTCCATATCCAGTTGGATTGGTACCGTTCATCCAGCATGAATCTGGTGCATCGGTCGCTTGTTGGACAGTCCAGAAATGAGATACCACACTTGCGGTTCCTTTCAGTCCAGTAATTATACGGCACTTATATTTTTGCATTCTTAAGATTAAGATTGGGTTAAGATGATTAACACTGTTCAAGGAAAACAAATGTGACAAGTCAGGTGCGCAGGCTGGTGTTCCTGTCGTATGTGGTAATGTGGTAAAGAGTAAAGACGTAGATGGGAtacttttattgattttatgtCCTCTTTTTGCCAGTCTGAACTTTTAGGTGGCATATCCTTCTTCTGACAGCTGGTTCTTAGTTACCAAGAAATAGTAAGCCCCCCAATTACATCCCGGATTCTAAAGTGTATCCTGACCTATACGTACTcttctcccttctctttttCACTTACGGGCCTACGGCACCCACAAAAGCTGGCCTCTGCTATACTCTTGCCTTTTGATTCTCTGAACAAGGAAAACAATGTTTAGTTGACGAGTGGGTGACCCTTGCCTTcagggattaaaaaaaatagaaagaaagaggaggaaTAGAGAGAGAACATTGCCCTCTGGTTTACTCTAATTAAATAAATGCGACCTCCTCCAATCCCTCCTTGGCATACCCACATTAGATCATGGTCCAGATCCGAGTTACTCCTTAtaagctaattaattaagatgttCATGATCCCCATGCCTCTCATAGTTCGAAGTTTTAAGCTATATCCTAATGACAAAGAATTTTAATTGATGAGATTGTTAGAAGCCCGCCCGATAAGGTTACAAGTACTTAACATGTGatggatatatattatatcatcaAATCATATCTTTGTGATCGTATGATATGATTATTGATGTGTGATGTAGCAATAATTCCGCACGTATGCAAACTACACTGCAGGTGACGAACCAAGTGTTTAGGTATGCGAAGAAGGCTGGAGCTAGCTACATTAACAAGCCCAAAATGCGACACTACGTGCATTGTTATGCGTTGCACTGCATCGACGAGGGAGTCTCCAACACACTGAGAAGAGCATTTAAGGAGAGAGGAGAAAATGTTGGGGCGTGGAGGCAGGCATGCTACAAGCCTTTGGTCGCCATAGCAGCACGCCAAGGATGGGACATTGATGCCATTTTCAACGCACACCCGCGACTATCCATTTGGTATGTACCCACCAAACTTCGTCAACTTTGTCACGCTGAGAGAAACAATGCCACAGCTTCCAGCTCTGTTTCTGGAGGGGGTGATCACATGCCCTtctaaattacaaataaatttgaatGCACGGCCCTGATGATCAGGGCATGACTAATTAATTCATGTATGACCCcatatatgtacatatacatatatgtatatgtatatgttctGTACgttataatttatgtttttcgtacgtacgtacttggTCGTGTAATAGTAAGTACTCTACTGAATATGATGATGGCCAGCTAGCTTGTGGGAACTTCCAACTGCTTAAATATTCGTTATAAGTTTGCTACAAGTAATTCTACCAATTAAAGACcatatgtataattattattataatttctaatattAATTGTTATTGTCTTTGTTTATATAACTCACTCTCATGTATGGATCCTACGGCATGCGTATCCATAGAAAACAATCCCTATATCGTATTAGTTATTACTACGAGTTTTACTTCGGGAGCCAATTGATTTCGAGTGGCCAGTACGTAATTATATTCTCATTGAACAAGGGACTTGACATCGATGAAATCTTAGTACCCCGTGTCCCCCAACagagaaaatttaaaagaacaaataaaaataagtatccACATCAACCACGatttctattttaataaattaattcccAAAAATCCTTCCCAGCttcatttcaatattattctctattttttcccatattttctctattctttctcatTTTACTCAAACTACGTCgtatttcttaatttattcgaaagaaaaagaatcaaaATCAAGAGAGAGTTGTCTGGTATAGAAAGAGAAAGTTCGTCCTAGGAatgtactttttaaattttggtgCAAGTAAAGAAGAGATTGTAGAAGAGAGCCGTCTTCGTGGAGTGAAGAGAGGATTGTGCGATGAAGCTTTTCCAGTTGGGCCATAGGGATGGAGCCATAGAGAGTTCCAAGAGGCTAGGTTTTTGTTCCTAATTAGTCAGTTAGGGGCGGTAATTCGAAcatgtcaagtcaagtcaaGTCATGGACGTTTAATTATATGGGTCAATCTGAACATGACCCGTTAAGCTAAACGAGTCTGACCTTCAAATCTTAACAtgacttatttaaataatgagtGACATGACATGgcttgtttaataattaattagaaataggtTAGCATGACATGACCCATTTCAACTCGTTtaatgtaaatgagttgaactgACCTATACAACCCATTttacctgattaacataatttcacataaaaattaaaatctatatttattagtagctataatatctaaaaaaaaaaactacctaCTGATAAAagatataaacatttttcatattttaatctataataaaataaatattataaactcaacaataacaaatatgagcattgatccaaaattccaaatcttaacaataaaaatataagcatattgagaaatatcaatattacaactcaacagtaaaaaattttaaatttgaaatagaatttaaataagttatttCAGGTTAAGCAGGTTGTCCCGTTTATTAATTGTGTCTTAGTGGGTCAATCCGTTTTAACtaaactcatttatatcaaactcaagCTTGCTAatttcgtgtcgtgttcgtgttgagtTTACAAatcgtatcacatattgccacACCTACCTAACCTAGTTGCAAGTTCATAGTTTAACCCTAGATGTTGAGGGGTAAAGGTACCAAGCACAAAATAGCATTCCAGGCCCAATCCATTGTGTGACCCTCATTAAatgtagaagaaaaagaaacgcaTGGGGACAAGACAAGATAAAGCGTCAAGCTCAGGAAATGAAGCAGACATTCAAAGGGAGATGGTGAAGTGACATAAACTAACATTCCTCACCAATCAAGGCCTCAAGAAAGGGAGCTTTCCTACACAAAGAAAGAGATAGACGAACGAGGATCTGAGATGATCTAATcgaatgggagagagagagagagagagagagagcaaggtTCCGGTCAACTCTAGCTGGATCACTAAGAgggcttcttcaacctcaccaTGAGGGACTCTAGAGATATTATCTACTCTAGGTTGAAGGGGTCACGAACCCCCATTGTACAATGAGATacgagagactgtaaaatactactattatagtatattagCCCTCTAAACGACCCCTGGACAAATGTTCTAtgtcgaaccacataaatcgcatgtcttattctttctttatatttcttgtattcatttatcatttattgCTAAGGACGTACATACGGGTACCGTACCGCCATCCCAAAACCACCATCATGGACTCTAGATTGCATCCTCGAGACCCAAGCCACCATCGTGGACTGGTGATGATTTTTTCTCCCATTTCGACTGTGGTTTCTGTCCTAAACACTAGATCTAGCAGTTAAAATTTGATTTCCTAAAAGCCCAAATTTCCTTCCAGGTATTAAGCTGATGTTTGAGTTAAAAAATGACCTCGATATATAGAAGGAAACCAGAAGATGATCTAAAAAAGCTTTTGAGTTCGGATGcattttcatgtaaaaaagaaattttgaaaatgaacttaaattttgagtttttcttttatggacaaaatcatataaactaATTTTGATCCTTGACCCAATGAATATTGCCACATTTTGACTCATTCCCACATCTTCGTTCAACCATATCCAAAACTTATAAAACTCAGGCATTACGTTAGTTAACCTCCCTAGCTAAAAAATGGTCATTGAAATTTGCTCAATCTtcgaaaaatatttaaattcttacggtatatgattttttgtttgggCTTGATGGCTTCTCATATGATCATTGCAGTATAAACTTTTATACTTCCATATCTATTCATCCATGATGGTGATATTGATTTTGGTCTTTTCAGTCTTCCAACTTTGCTCGTCTATGTATCATTCTATTCAATCTTTTAGGTTCCTATTTTGCCTCGGTTCTCTACCAATTAAGCTAAGGTCCTTGAACTTATTATACATattgttaatgccaaaaatggCACAACAGACctgaaaggaagaaagagtcatCCCGAACCCACGTTGGTGATTTGAGCTTCGATACAGTGCTCGTCGCATTcatcaataacataaataataaataaacgaataaaattaaataaaagagagacACATGAATTTATGTGGTTTGGCATAAAAGCCTACGTCCATGGGTTGTTggggcaaaatccactatatcaagtgatgattttacaatgtctcatggCCTCACATATCGCTCAATACAATGAGAGAATTTAGTCTCAGGCGAGTCCCTCTAGAGAATTGGTGAAGAGTGCCTGGAGAGCTAACTTGTCTAGAGTCCGTCAGATTTGTGGGGGCGTtgctccttatatagaggttatttccttgAAGTGGTAGAGTCCAACTTGACTTGTGatatcttttccttttaggagtctgagtcaacTTCTTTTCCTTATCTCTTTCCTGTCTTACCTCTTGGTTTTATCTCTTTCCTTAGTGATAGGTTTCCAAAAGGTTTGACCTAGTCAATTTTGTCCCTAACAAGATGCCCTTGATTCTTAAGGTTAACTTGTTTAtcaagaaggccttgagaatcttcaagtcaaccgTGGTGAAGGTAACctgcagaaaaagaaattctGGTAGTTGGCTCGTAGTTTTTCACTGTTATGCAATGGAGATATCCAGGAGTGGTCCTCAAGAAGAATTTGTAAACTTTGTAGTAAGGGCCTTCGAGGATGGGCCATTGTGAAGCTTGTAAGAACGTTTGCGTAGTGATTATATGTCAATGTTTATTGTTAGTAGAGTGCATATATTTATGTGCTTGGTGATcgtttttgggtttttggtgGCCTTAGTGGATTTTGCCCCATGCTATATTTTTTGTTGatgtttttctgttttgatgtgGATGTAAGAATTTGTTTGTAGTAACTTGCACTTAAGTGGTTAGGGTGTCTGTCGACCCTCTAGATCCATCTTAGGCAGTTGCTGGGCCCGTCGACTTGTTCTTGAAGGATATCCACGTGAGACGGTTATAGAGTTTGGAGGCTTATTCCCGAAGGTAACCTGCTAGCGACGGTTGTAGCGAGTGGAGACACTTGGATATGAGTGTAACGGGAGATGCCCTCAACCGCATAACTCTTGGCGATGGACGTAACGAGAGAGATGCTCGACCGTGTATCCTTGGTGAATAGGTGTGGCGGGAGTGATgctcgaccgcgtaaccttACCAATTGGTGAAAGGCGGGAGAAATGCTCGACTGCTCAGTTCTTGGATAGAAGGTGTGGCGAGAGTGATACTCGATTGCGTAACCTTATCGATTGAAGAAAGGCGAGAGAGATGCTCGACCACTTAGTTCTTGGCAAGAGGGTGTGGTGGGAGTGATGTTCAACCGCGTAACCTTACCGACTGGAGAAAGGTGGGAGAGATGCTCAACTGCTTActttttggcgagaaggtgtggCGGGAGTGATGCTTGATCGCATAAACTTACCGAATTGGAGAAAGGCGGGAGAGATGCTCAACTGCTCAGTTCTTGGTGATGGGCGTAACGAGAGAGATGCTCAACCGTGTAGCCTTGGCAAATAGGTGTAGTGGGAGATGccctcgaccgcgtaactctTGGCAAGTGGCTTAACAGGAGAGATGCTTGGTCGTATAGCCTTGGCAAGGAACGCGTGGCTTGAGGATGACTTTACAGCATTGATGTTAAAGTTGAGCTCAACTGCTTCATTGTAGTTGGAGACAAAATGCGACCGCACTCTGTGGCGGGAGCTAGAGCTTTccttgtataaaaataaaaaccaaacagGTTAGATTAAATAATCCAACTCACAAGTTTGAGGTTTGCAAACCGTTCGATGGCGATCTTTGGAGAGAGTCGTGTGGTCTTTTGATCCCCATGCCCGTACGTTTGCATCGCGAGTGTGTAACTTGAATTTTGGTTGCACCACATCCTAATAAGTtctcacaaaaaacaaaataggtaAGTGTAATACAAATTACATGTTTGAGATTTGCAAACCTTGTTTATCTTGCTAGAACTATCACTAAGTAAAATTCATGCTAATGGAGTGGAAAATAATGTGTATGGCGAGGGGCCCTCTGTGTGGTGTGCAACTGGCGAGGAATATCTCATGTGGCGGGCAATTGGCGAGCAGAACTTTGTGGGCGAACAATTGGCGAGCAACACTGTGTGGGAGAGCAATTGGCGAGGAACACTCTGTGCGTTGCATAACTAGCCATGAGTACCCCATGGTTAAGCAATTGGCAAGCTGAACTTTGTGGGCGATCAATTGGCGAGCAACATTGTGTGGGAGAGCAACTGGCAAGGAACACTCTGTGCGTTGGGCGACGAGAGGACGACGAGGAATACTGTGATGGCTACGGAAAAGGCGAGTCTTTTGGTGGAGTGTTAAAATGtaaacaacaagaaaaatagcaaAGTTGGGATATCTTATCTAATGTTTCAATGACGATCTTGTGAGTGTAGAATTCACATTGTGCTGGGATGTAGCGGGcagcatataataaatatatatatatgtttatttttttggagaCGATTTCACAAACCAAGGAATCTGAACTTTTGTAGATGATCCCGTGAGTTGGAGAATATTCTTTTCCCAATTCCGGTATAGAGAAAAAgtcgatcccacagacggcgccaattgttaatgtcaaaaattgcacaacataccgaaaaggaagaaagagtcatCCCTGATCCACGTTGGAGATTCGGGCTTTGATACAATGCTCGTCGCATTCatccataacataaataataaataagcgaataaaagtaaataaaaaagagatagGAATTTACGTGATTCAGCATAAAAGCCTACATCCGTGGGTTGTTGGGGGCAAAATCTACTATATCaggtgatgattttacaatattttatggCCTCACATATTGCTCAATACAATGGGAGAATTTAGTCTCAGGCGAGTCCATCTAGAGAATTGGTGGAGAGTGCCTGGAGAGCTTGTAGAGAACCTGTCTAGAGTCCGTCAGATTTGTGTGGGAGCTGCTCCTTATATAGAGCttatttccttggagtgataGAGTCCAACTTCACTTGTGatatcttttccttttaggagtctgagccAACTTCCTTCCCTTATCTCTTTCATATCTTAGTTCTTGGTTTTATCTCTTCTCTTAGTGATAGGTTTCCAAAGGGTTTGACCCAGACAATTTAGTCCCTAAcacatattttaatatgtagATAATTTATTGTAAGGGTGAAAAAAACCCGACTGAGGAGTGAAAAGAACATGGAACCATAAGCTCCAAATAGTCGGAGAAGCCCAGCCTAGCCCAGTAC includes:
- the LOC121236447 gene encoding floricaula/leafy homolog, coding for MDPDPFTASLFKWDPRGVVSPPNRLLEAVAAPAAAATAAYSLRPRELGGLEDLFQAYGIRYYTAARIAELGFTVSTLLDMKDEELDDMMNSLSQIFRCDLLVGERYGIKAAVRAERRRLDEEESRRRHLSADTTTNALDALSQEGLSEEPVQQEKEVVGSGGGGTWEVVGERRKQRRRKSLRKVVDVDYDDNEGAEDDDNGNGNGNGGGSERQREHPFIVTEPGEVARGKKNGLDYLFHLYEQCRDFLIQVQNIAKERGEKCPTKVTNQVFRYAKKAGASYINKPKMRHYVHCYALHCIDEGVSNTLRRAFKERGENVGAWRQACYKPLVAIAARQGWDIDAIFNAHPRLSIWYVPTKLRQLCHAERNNATASSSVSGGGDHMPF